A region of the Salvia splendens isolate huo1 chromosome 11, SspV2, whole genome shotgun sequence genome:
AGCAGGGGAAGTGCGATTTAAGCAAATAGTACTACACAGTAATTTAgcattaataattaattagtacttatttattactccctcggtccctgaaaatttgtcacatttctttttctgcgatcgttttaaaaaaatgatactaataaatagttgaagtaaagataaagtaaagtaagagaaagaatcaTATAGAGAAAACTcttcttatctacattattctctcttattttatctctcttcattttaactatttattattattttttaaaaatgaatgcagaaaatgaaatgtgacaaattttcaagaacgGGGAGTAGTACATAGCTAGCTTGAAAATtacagttaattaattaaggatgTAGGATTATATCAATTGAGAGTATACTATTtgctaaaaattaaaatgatagTACATGGGAAAATGTTAAATTTCATTGCTTGGTTATTTGACTGAATTTTGTTCATAACTTggtataaatttttataatatgcTCTAAATTATGTGAATTATTATAACAATGCCAACCAAGATTATGGATTAAATAATAGTGTGTCATTACCATGGTGATTAGGAAGGATTAAGTTGCATGTAATCATGACCTTAAGCGGCTCTCATGTGTGTTTTCAAAGCATGGTCCCACTAAAAAGCAAAGTTTGTGCTTAAAGCACAATTTTTTGGCAAAGGCATCCATTTGCTACCaatattaatttgattttagtaGTAATTAAAAAACACTGTCCTGCTCAACTTGCAGACAATAGAAAgcttaaactaaactaaaaataacagTAGACAAACacactcatttttatataattacaGATGGGTACAGGTAGTTTACTACTAGACCttccaaataaataaacaaactcTGATTAATTTGAATCATGCAAATATAATGAGACTTGGAAATAGGAAGTTGCTTACCCCTTTTTCCCCTCTCTCTCCAAACATGAAAAATGGAACTAAACCTACTCCTAAATGCCTAATGAAATGTTAACTCACAAAAACATAACAAAAGTGACAACAGCTATTTGTGATCACTAGACTACACACAGATACATTCATCACCCCCTTTTTCCCACTAAAAATATTGGGTCTACCATGACACAATAGTAAGGAAACAAAGGACCAAAACTCCAGCAGATTTCAAATTCTTGTCTGCAAATTTTACCTCAAAACAAGAGTCTTCAATTCCCTCTCCTCATTAGCTGTTTCTTTTGCATCAAGCGTTAGTAGCTTTGGATTACCTTAGACAGAGAGGAAAATGGTGTAAGAAAAATATGATCTTTACAGTTTTGTAGCATACTGCAAGACAATGGAAAATATGTAAGATTTAAAGTTATACAAAGGATATTTTGTGGATATGGATGGATACTTGATGATGACTTGTTTCATTTATAGTACCGTCGTCCATGCTCTGGTTCGAACCTCCACGTTGCGGAGATCATGCAGATGCTGCAGGATTTCATGAAGGAGATCCATGCCCTTGTCACCTTTCTTCAGAGAGCTAACGCAGTGCTTGAGAAACAACCTATCTTCCTCGAGAGCTTGCTGTCTCTCGAACTCTGATTCATCGTGAGAAGAATCGTGCACTCCATTTCCATTCAGCATTGCATCTCCGTTTTCATCACAGATTGCATCGAAGAGGGGGAGCAGTGATTTGCCCTGGTGGCCCGCGATTCGCCAGTGTTGATGATGATGCTTCCCTTTCGTTGTTTCTTTAGCAAAGCCATTTGCATGTCCATTTATTTCACCATTAAGATGATGATGACCATTTTCTTCCTTGGAATTTTTCTCcttgtcgtcatcatcatcgtccAATGTCAAGAGCTTCTCTTCTAGAACCTCGAGCTGCTCGAGTAGGGACATCCTCTCTTCCTCAAAATCGGCTAACGATTGCTCCAAGTTGACGACTGCATCGACAGGCGTGCTCTGgtttttgtatttttcttgATGGCTGTAAAACCCCTCTTCTTCCTTGGCATCTTGATTCAGATCAATGGACAATCCATCGCTATCGTCAGCATTGCTACAAGAAGCCGATGAGAATCCACTCCTTGTGCTCCCGTCTTTGCTCTTTCTCAACGTCCTCACCTTCTCCCTAGTCTCATACTCGAATAGCTTCTTCCTATACCCTTCCAACTCCTTCTCCACCTCCtgcttctccctctctctcttcacCATTAGCTCATTCATGAGCTGCAGAGCTTCTTGATCGTATTCCGACTGCTCCTCCATCATCCTCTGATACTGCAGAGCCTCCATCTGCATCGCAGCCTTCTCTTCCTGCAGCCTGTTTATCATTGCCATTGTATGATTGGCCGCCACAGCAGAGGCACTACGCTCCTCTTCCAACTCCATGTACAATGCTTGCAACGCCTTGCATTGTGATCTCAGTGCTGCCTGTAACCGCTCAACAGTGACAACTCCATCACCACCTTCCAACTCACTCGTCACACTCCCATCCAATGACTCTTCAGTCCCCGAATCCCTCTTCTCGAGCTGTGACAACTTCTTGTGTAACTGGTTGTGGCTATCCACAGACGTCAGCGTATCAGGAAACTTATCCTCTTCCTCCCCAGTCTCATTCACTTCAGACTGAAACGAAGGCTCGTTCGCCTTCACATGCTCCTTATCCTCATACGATAACGATTCTAGCTCCACCATCTGCTCCTCAACTTCACTAGGACCTAATAGAACAAAATTTTCGAGCTcaattcaaaaacaaaaattaaaaatccaaGCAACTAACATATAACTCATACAAGCAAGAACTCCAAAATTACCATGACCATCATATGGTGCATAAAGATCAGCACAACTCGTTGACGGATCTTTGTGACTGCACTCATACGAATGAGCAGAATCTTGAATTTGTATAATCTCATCTGCTACATCTAAATCAGGAATGTCAGTTCCAATTGAGACATCTGCTTCATTTTCATTGTTTCCCGGAGTAACCTCCTCACATGCTACATTATTATCTAAACAAAACAGCATTGTTTCAATTGCACATTCAAACATTCAAGACATCACACAATTCTCAGCAAAGCAATCtcagaaacaaaacaaagaaattgCAATATACCTGCACGATCATCTGATTGTTCCTCCACCGATGCTCCAGCCATTTCTAGATCTCCATTTGCCTCCACAGAAGGCCACCGTGCCAGTGGAAACGTGGTCTCAAAATGAGAGCCTTTCGCATGAAACACAAGAGAGTTTTCATCTTCTTCCATTTCCATGACCTCAAGCATCGCGTATGTAGGTTCCTCATTGATATCAACATCAAGAAATGCACCTGCCCTTTTCTCCTCTCTCCCCAAAACCAATGGCTCTCTCTCATTGCCTTCACCATCATCTTCAATCCTATCATTCCCCTCGCCAAGATGCTCATCCATCATCAAATCGACCAACTCAATCGGAACCAAAGTGTGACCACTGTAATCCAGGAAAAACTCCAAATGCTGAGGCggaacttcatcttcttcaacacacACCTGCACAGACTTATCCTTCATGATCAAAACCGACTTCTCTTCCAAAACAGTTTCCCTTCCTCTCTCAACTTCATCTTCCCCTGCTTCCACCGAATTGCCATCAATCTCAACCATTCCAACGCCACCAAAATCAGCAGAAGAATCAAGAATCTTCTCCGCAAAATCATCAAATCCTTCCTCAACTTGATCACAATCAACAATCAAATTCTCTTTCTGGGCACATTCCAAAGCATCCCAAGATGAAGTCTTGAGCAGAATATAAGAAGAATGTTCCCCACCATCATCATCTACACATACCCCACAACAACAACACTTCAAACTTACTCCAAACCCTTTCATCCATGGAAACAGAGCAAAATTCTTCGACGAGGAAAAACAATCCTTACACATACCCTCGGAATCCACCAACTTCCGGTGGTTGGAGCAGTAACACAGTCTCGAAACCTCCTTGCAGTGGGATTCGCAGAGAAGATCCCTGTGAATGTTTTTGCCCCCTTTTGCGGGATCGATTCTCGCGCACCAGAAGCACGGAGGGTTCAGGCCGAAAAAGTCGGCGATTTTGATGATGAAGTAGGAGAAGAGGgagttgaggaggaggaggaagatcaGAATCCATTCCAGCACTGCGTAGATGAGAATCAGTGTGATTTTGTTGGTGTGTCTGTGTAGCATCGTTGCAAATCTGTTTGCAGCCATGCTTGTATTTACAGTTAATATGTGTTTTTAACAAGAATTAAGAAAAGGATTGAAGGAGGTGAAAGAAAAGTGATTAAAATGAGATTTTGAGGAAATGATCAATGCGACAACAAAATAAGTCTTTCAGCTTTAGGAAAAGatcaaaagaaaatgaattaagCAATTTTTTGACGGATTAATAGAGAATGTTGatcacattttaaaaatattactcgaatttgtaataattaaaaaatgggAACAAATTAATAGAGAATGTTGatcacattttaaaaatattactcgaatttgtaataattaaaaaatgggAACAAATCGTACTaataggaaataaaatattgCAATAATTATATACCTATTTCTTTTTCTGAGGCAaagtattagagcatccatatcctgctcttgccaacgagcacg
Encoded here:
- the LOC121755042 gene encoding myosin-binding protein 2-like isoform X4; the encoded protein is MAANRFATMLHRHTNKITLILIYAVLEWILIFLLLLNSLFSYFIIKIADFFGLNPPCFWCARIDPAKGGKNIHRDLLCESHCKEVSRLCYCSNHRKLVDSEDDDGGEHSSYILLKTSSWDALECAQKENLIVDCDQVEEGFDDFAEKILDSSADFGGVGMVEIDGNSVEAGEDEVERGRETVLEEKSVLIMKDKSVQVCVEEDEVPPQHLEFFLDYSGHTLVPIELVDLMMDEHLGEGNDRIEDDGEGNEREPLVLGREEKRAGAFLDVDINEEPTYAMLEVMEMEEDENSLVFHAKGSHFETTFPLARWPSVEANGDLEMAGASVEEQSDDRADNNVACEEVTPGNNENEADVSIGTDIPDLDVADEIIQIQDSAHSYECSHKDPSTSCADLYAPYDGHGNFGVLACPSEVEEQMVELESLSYEDKEHVKANEPSFQSEVNETGEEEDKFPDTLTSVDSHNQLHKKLSQLEKRDSGTEESLDGSVTSELEGGDGVVTVERLQAALRSQCKALQALYMELEEERSASAVAANHTMAMINRLQEEKAAMQMEALQYQRMMEEQSEYDQEALQLMNELMVKREREKQEVEKELEGYRKKLFEYETREKVRTLRKSKDGSTRSGFSSASCSNADDSDGLSIDLNQDAKEEEGFYSHQEKYKNQSTPVDAVVNLEQSLADFEEERMSLLEQLEVLEEKLLTLDDDDDDKEKNSKEENGHHHLNGEINGHANGFAKETTKGKHHHQHWRIAGHQGKSLLPLFDAICDENGDAMLNGNGVHDSSHDESEFERQQALEEDRLFLKHCVSSLKKGDKGMDLLHEILQHLHDLRNVEVRTRAWTTVIQSY
- the LOC121755042 gene encoding myosin-binding protein 2-like isoform X3, coding for MAANRFATMLHRHTNKITLILIYAVLEWILIFLLLLNSLFSYFIIKIADFFGLNPPCFWCARIDPAKGGKNIHRDLLCESHCKEVSRLCYCSNHRKLVDSEGMCKDCFSSSKNFALFPWMKGFGVSLKCCCCGVCVDDDGGEHSSYILLKTSSWDALECAQKENLIVDCDQVEEGFDDFAEKILDSSADFGGVGMVEIDGNSVEAGEDEVERGRETVLEEKSVLIMKDKSVQVCVEEDEVPPQHLEFFLDYSGHTLVPIELVDLMMDEHLGEGNDRIEDDGEGNEREPLVLGREEKRAGAFLDVDINEEPTYAMLEVMEMEEDENSLVFHAKGSHFETTFPLARWPSVEANGDLEMAGASVEEQSDDRADNNVACEEVTPGNNENEADVSIGTDIPDLDVADEIIQIQDSAHSYECSHKDPSTSCADLYAPYDGHGPSEVEEQMVELESLSYEDKEHVKANEPSFQSEVNETGEEEDKFPDTLTSVDSHNQLHKKLSQLEKRDSGTEESLDGSVTSELEGGDGVVTVERLQAALRSQCKALQALYMELEEERSASAVAANHTMAMINRLQEEKAAMQMEALQYQRMMEEQSEYDQEALQLMNELMVKREREKQEVEKELEGYRKKLFEYETREKVRTLRKSKDGSTRSGFSSASCSNADDSDGLSIDLNQDAKEEEGFYSHQEKYKNQSTPVDAVVNLEQSLADFEEERMSLLEQLEVLEEKLLTLDDDDDDKEKNSKEENGHHHLNGEINGHANGFAKETTKGKHHHQHWRIAGHQGKSLLPLFDAICDENGDAMLNGNGVHDSSHDESEFERQQALEEDRLFLKHCVSSLKKGDKGMDLLHEILQHLHDLRNVEVRTRAWTTVIQSY
- the LOC121755042 gene encoding myosin-binding protein 2-like isoform X1, with the protein product MAANRFATMLHRHTNKITLILIYAVLEWILIFLLLLNSLFSYFIIKIADFFGLNPPCFWCARIDPAKGGKNIHRDLLCESHCKEVSRLCYCSNHRKLVDSEGMCKDCFSSSKNFALFPWMKGFGVSLKCCCCGVCVDDDGGEHSSYILLKTSSWDALECAQKENLIVDCDQVEEGFDDFAEKILDSSADFGGVGMVEIDGNSVEAGEDEVERGRETVLEEKSVLIMKDKSVQVCVEEDEVPPQHLEFFLDYSGHTLVPIELVDLMMDEHLGEGNDRIEDDGEGNEREPLVLGREEKRAGAFLDVDINEEPTYAMLEVMEMEEDENSLVFHAKGSHFETTFPLARWPSVEANGDLEMAGASVEEQSDDRADNNVACEEVTPGNNENEADVSIGTDIPDLDVADEIIQIQDSAHSYECSHKDPSTSCADLYAPYDGHGNFGVLACPSEVEEQMVELESLSYEDKEHVKANEPSFQSEVNETGEEEDKFPDTLTSVDSHNQLHKKLSQLEKRDSGTEESLDGSVTSELEGGDGVVTVERLQAALRSQCKALQALYMELEEERSASAVAANHTMAMINRLQEEKAAMQMEALQYQRMMEEQSEYDQEALQLMNELMVKREREKQEVEKELEGYRKKLFEYETREKVRTLRKSKDGSTRSGFSSASCSNADDSDGLSIDLNQDAKEEEGFYSHQEKYKNQSTPVDAVVNLEQSLADFEEERMSLLEQLEVLEEKLLTLDDDDDDKEKNSKEENGHHHLNGEINGHANGFAKETTKGKHHHQHWRIAGHQGKSLLPLFDAICDENGDAMLNGNGVHDSSHDESEFERQQALEEDRLFLKHCVSSLKKGDKGMDLLHEILQHLHDLRNVEVRTRAWTTVIQSY
- the LOC121755042 gene encoding myosin-binding protein 2-like isoform X2, whose protein sequence is MAANRFATMLHRHTNKITLILIYAVLEWILIFLLLLNSLFSYFIIKIADFFGLNPPCFWCARIDPAKGGKNIHRDLLCESHCKEVSRLCYCSNHRKLVDSEGMCKDCFSSSKNFALFPWMKGFGVSLKCCCCGVCVDDDGGEHSSYILLKTSSWDALECAQKENLIVDCDQVEEGFDDFAEKILDSSADFGGVGMVEIDGNSVEAGEDEVERGRETVLEEKSVLIMKDKSVQVCVEEDEVPPQHLEFFLDYSGHTLVPIELVDLMMDEHLGEGNDRIEDDGEGNEREPLVLGREEKRAGAFLDVDINEEPTYAMLEVMEMEEDENSLVFHAKGSHFETTFPLARWPSVEANGDLEMAGASVEEQSDDRADNNVACEEVTPGNNENEADVSIGTDIPDLDVADEIIQIQDSAHSYECSHKDPSTSCADLYAPYDGHGNFGVLACPSEVEEQMVELESLSYEDKEHVKANEPSFQSEVNETGEEEDKFPDTLTSVDSHNQLHKKLSQLEKRDSGTEESLDGSVTSELEGGDGVVTVERLQAALRSQCKALQALYMELEEERSASAVAANHTMAMINRLQEEKAAMQMEALQYQRMMEEQSEYDQEALQLMNELMVKREREKQEVEKELEGYRKKLFEYETREKVRTLRKSKDGSTRSGFSSASCSNADDSDGLSIDLNQDAKEEEGFYSHQEKYKNQSTPVDAVVNLEQSLADFEEERMSLLEQLEVLEEKLLTLDDDDDDKEKNSKEENGHHHLNGEINGHANGFAKETTKGKHHHQHWRIAGHQGKSLLPLFDAICDENGDAMLNGNGVHDSSHDESEFERQQALEEDRLFLKHCVSSLKKGDKGMDLLHEILQHLHDLRNVEVRTRAWTTVL